A genomic segment from bacterium encodes:
- a CDS encoding XrtA system polysaccharide deacetylase: MTPEGGARALHALSFDIEEFFHSSNLTGAITPQDWPDLPSRVEPRTYWLLDLLASTNQHATFFVLGWVAERHPQLISAIGRGGHEIASHGYGHLPVYRQTPGEFREDIRRAKRVLEDLHATSVVGYRAPTYSIVRGSLWALDVLVDEGYRYDSSIFPVYHDRYGIPAAPRHPFRFRNGLVEFPLSTWQGPGIRLPIGGGGYFRLFPYALMRGAFRALERENLPGIFYLHPWDLDSDQPLAGVSPLQRWRQTVGSARAPRKLERFLREFRFAPVGTVLAGLPLRECGLCE; this comes from the coding sequence ATGACCCCCGAGGGCGGTGCGCGGGCACTTCACGCGCTATCCTTTGACATCGAGGAGTTCTTTCACAGCTCGAACCTGACCGGGGCCATTACGCCGCAGGACTGGCCAGATCTGCCTTCTCGTGTTGAACCACGCACGTATTGGCTGCTGGATCTGCTGGCAAGCACGAACCAGCATGCGACCTTCTTCGTGCTGGGGTGGGTGGCAGAACGACATCCGCAACTCATCAGCGCGATCGGTCGGGGGGGACATGAGATCGCGAGCCACGGGTACGGGCATCTTCCGGTGTATCGTCAGACCCCTGGCGAGTTCCGTGAGGATATCCGGAGGGCCAAACGCGTCTTGGAAGACCTTCATGCCACCAGTGTGGTCGGCTACCGGGCTCCTACCTACTCAATTGTGCGGGGTTCCCTGTGGGCACTCGACGTGCTGGTCGACGAGGGATATCGGTACGATTCCAGCATTTTCCCCGTGTATCACGATCGGTATGGGATCCCCGCGGCCCCGCGCCATCCGTTCCGGTTCCGAAACGGCCTCGTCGAATTTCCCCTGTCCACGTGGCAGGGCCCAGGCATTCGGCTTCCCATTGGGGGGGGCGGATATTTCCGCCTCTTTCCCTATGCGTTGATGAGAGGCGCATTTAGGGCCCTCGAGCGGGAGAACCTGCCGGGTATCTTCTACCTGCACCCCTGGGACTTGGACTCGGATCAGCCCCTGGCCGGCGTATCGCCGCTGCAGCGATGGCGTCAGACCGTGGGATCGGCGCGGGCGCCCCGCAAGCTCGAGCGCTTCCTACGAGAATTCCGGTTCGCCCCCGTCGGTACGGTCCTGGCCGGCCTTCCCCTGCGTGAGTGCGGCCTGTGCGAGTGA
- a CDS encoding class I SAM-dependent methyltransferase — MSRADTARLPNDPVSYHDRAAGRFASEYHFLTSDYFHSAFTYGRKKLDVILDDVLRQFPSASNLLDIGCGTGEQLRKCREAGLRVTGLEPATNMRTIAQAGNPGVPILEGVVTDLPFPDRSFDLVLTIEVLRYLGHADLQRAYREMLRVLKPGGMVFFTIPNRYALTGFYLYDTGRRFLARLTRRTEPVHCEFVTPGQVRRDLRRLGARKITFRGSVVLPIRPLYRVNNIWGARTARWLEPLDDALSSQAWTTPFAARLVVMASGPGPDQP; from the coding sequence GTGAGTCGCGCAGACACGGCGCGCTTGCCGAACGATCCGGTCTCGTACCATGACAGGGCGGCCGGGCGCTTTGCCAGCGAGTATCACTTTCTCACCTCGGATTACTTCCACTCCGCGTTTACGTATGGTCGGAAAAAGCTGGACGTGATTCTCGACGATGTCCTTCGCCAGTTCCCCAGCGCCAGCAATCTCCTCGATATCGGGTGTGGGACCGGAGAGCAGCTGAGGAAATGCCGCGAAGCGGGCCTGCGCGTGACGGGTCTCGAGCCCGCCACCAATATGCGCACGATCGCCCAAGCGGGCAATCCGGGGGTGCCCATCCTGGAGGGCGTCGTCACCGACCTTCCATTTCCGGATCGGAGCTTTGATCTCGTGCTGACCATTGAGGTGCTCCGCTATCTGGGCCACGCCGACCTGCAGCGCGCTTATCGCGAGATGCTGCGTGTCCTTAAACCAGGCGGGATGGTGTTCTTCACGATCCCGAATCGTTATGCGCTCACCGGGTTCTATCTATACGATACGGGCCGGCGGTTTCTCGCCCGCCTCACCAGGCGTACGGAACCCGTGCACTGCGAATTTGTCACCCCAGGACAGGTGCGGCGCGATCTTCGCAGGCTCGGCGCTCGAAAGATCACGTTCCGGGGGAGCGTGGTCCTCCCGATCCGCCCGCTCTATCGCGTGAACAACATCTGGGGAGCGCGCACCGCTCGTTGGTTGGAACCACTGGACGATGCCCTCTCCAGTCAGGCGTGGACGACTCCCTTTGCCGCACGGTTGGTCGTGATGGCATCGGGTCCAGGACCGGACCAGCCTTGA
- a CDS encoding NUDIX domain-containing protein produces MGAERYRGPLYGLRQLLIRASGRNLGASAIIPDATRTKVLVLRSRPDGSWGFPGGGVKHGESVEEAVARECREELGVAVSVEFLSGIYYIKQLDSHMLVFRCALQSDAIRLSVEHSAFRYIDVDDLPPGEQLRARDVLEYSGYARVRTLL; encoded by the coding sequence ATGGGTGCCGAACGATACCGGGGACCGCTATACGGTCTTAGGCAGTTGCTGATCCGGGCCTCAGGCAGGAACCTGGGGGCCAGCGCGATTATTCCGGATGCGACGCGCACGAAGGTCCTCGTGCTGCGCTCGCGCCCGGATGGCTCATGGGGATTCCCCGGCGGCGGCGTGAAGCACGGCGAGTCGGTCGAAGAAGCCGTCGCGCGCGAATGCCGCGAGGAGCTGGGAGTGGCGGTCTCCGTGGAGTTTCTCTCTGGGATCTACTACATCAAGCAGCTGGATAGCCACATGCTGGTCTTTCGGTGCGCGCTGCAGAGCGACGCGATCCGCCTCAGCGTGGAGCACTCCGCATTCCGGTATATCGACGTGGACGATCTCCCTCCTGGTGAGCAACTTCGAGCCCGCGATGTCCTTGAGTACAGCGGGTATGCCCGCGTAAGAACGCTGCTGTAA
- a CDS encoding ATP-grasp domain-containing protein: protein MPSVFITDFDHRKALAAARNLAKHGVTVIGGSDDPSAIGRFSKYCSRFVRYPSPRTRPDDYYAFLRGFLEEHAVDVLMPMDDETVLIAAAHRDELSRLTAVPVPPLDIVRRARDKAQTISWARRAGVRAPETWMPASPTEADALARSLPFPVLIKPRESSGSRGIVRVDGPSELGAKYRQVHVKYPHPMIQEFIPYTEGKYHVQLLMDAGSRVVAQFTHQVIREWPIRGGVGTFWISTSHPDSEAQTIRLLEAMGWGPGVVMSEFVVDARTGQAVLMEINPRFWGTLQSSISAGVEFPHLLFELAMGRPVGPVTQYQHGVACQWLLPGDILHFLFNPHRWHADPPYFPRRGDSRAFAILSRDDPMPAFGLFLTVAYHLFDIGKWKHVFRKL, encoded by the coding sequence ATGCCCTCGGTCTTCATCACAGACTTCGACCACCGCAAGGCCCTCGCGGCCGCCCGCAATCTGGCCAAACACGGAGTCACGGTGATCGGAGGCTCGGATGACCCAAGCGCCATCGGCCGGTTCAGCAAATACTGCAGCCGGTTCGTGCGGTATCCTTCCCCCAGGACGCGGCCGGACGACTACTACGCATTCCTTCGCGGCTTCCTCGAGGAGCATGCCGTCGATGTCCTCATGCCGATGGATGACGAAACCGTCCTCATCGCCGCCGCCCATCGCGATGAGCTCTCACGTCTCACGGCCGTCCCGGTCCCACCGCTGGATATCGTGCGCCGAGCGCGCGACAAGGCTCAGACCATCTCCTGGGCTCGTCGGGCAGGTGTGCGCGCGCCGGAGACATGGATGCCCGCATCCCCCACGGAGGCGGATGCGCTCGCCCGGAGTCTTCCCTTCCCGGTGCTGATCAAGCCCCGCGAGTCTTCAGGATCGCGGGGGATCGTGCGGGTCGACGGTCCGTCCGAGCTCGGAGCAAAATACAGACAGGTCCACGTCAAGTATCCGCACCCGATGATTCAGGAGTTCATTCCCTACACTGAAGGCAAGTACCATGTGCAACTCCTGATGGACGCCGGCTCCCGGGTCGTGGCGCAGTTCACCCACCAGGTGATCCGCGAATGGCCGATCCGCGGCGGCGTTGGGACATTTTGGATAAGCACCTCGCATCCGGACTCGGAGGCGCAGACGATCCGGCTGTTGGAGGCGATGGGGTGGGGGCCCGGGGTGGTCATGAGCGAGTTTGTGGTCGATGCGCGCACCGGGCAGGCCGTGCTCATGGAGATCAACCCCCGGTTCTGGGGGACCCTCCAGTCCTCCATCAGCGCGGGCGTGGAATTCCCGCATCTCCTGTTCGAACTCGCGATGGGCCGCCCGGTCGGTCCCGTCACCCAGTACCAACACGGGGTGGCGTGCCAGTGGCTCCTGCCCGGCGATATTCTGCACTTTCTCTTTAACCCTCACCGCTGGCACGCCGATCCGCCCTACTTCCCCCGGCGCGGCGACTCGCGCGCCTTCGCCATCCTGTCCCGCGACGATCCGATGCCGGCATTCGGCCTCTTCCTGACCGTGGCGTACCATCTGTTTGACATTGGGAAATGGAAGCACGTCTTTCGGAAACTCTAA
- a CDS encoding glycosyltransferase family 4 protein, with amino-acid sequence MGGAQEYLASLAAEQAQLGLAPFILTADRGPFVQRYRDAARVEIIPALAAGVAPLQNIQAVAALARVLSRHRVDVIHGHTSRGLVYAALTRRLLRRPAVASAHGFNSAHAQMRPAAARLATWVKRTAVASLDGITVAADAIRGAVVRLGIPKEKIDVVYAGIDTSRFYPRRTQVAPVLRVGAAGRFIPIKGLRFYVEAACLLLDQGAPAEFRLYGDGPEGAALRSLVKARGHAGRIEFLPFQPDFEKILREWDIAVVPSVVDSFPFLVLEAMATGIPVVASGVGGIPEALHDGVEGLLVPASRADLLASAVNRLLADASMRERMGAAGLAACRQRFTWRQAALDYLRIYDRILGSAPVRG; translated from the coding sequence GTGGGGGGGGCGCAAGAGTACCTCGCCTCTCTCGCGGCCGAGCAGGCCCAACTCGGGCTCGCCCCGTTCATCCTGACGGCCGACCGTGGGCCGTTTGTCCAGCGGTACCGGGACGCGGCGCGCGTCGAGATTATCCCCGCGCTCGCCGCCGGGGTGGCTCCCCTGCAAAACATCCAGGCCGTCGCCGCGCTCGCTCGAGTGCTCTCGAGGCACCGTGTCGACGTGATCCACGGCCACACATCCCGGGGCCTGGTCTACGCCGCGCTCACCCGACGCCTGTTGCGAAGGCCGGCCGTCGCTTCCGCCCATGGGTTTAACTCGGCGCACGCGCAGATGAGGCCGGCGGCGGCCCGCCTTGCAACTTGGGTGAAACGAACGGCGGTCGCGTCCCTCGATGGCATCACCGTTGCGGCGGACGCCATTCGCGGGGCGGTGGTGAGGCTCGGCATTCCCAAAGAGAAGATCGACGTCGTCTATGCGGGGATCGACACGAGCCGATTCTATCCCCGGCGGACTCAGGTCGCGCCGGTGCTCCGAGTGGGAGCGGCCGGCCGGTTCATTCCGATCAAGGGGCTCCGCTTCTACGTCGAAGCCGCGTGTCTGTTGCTCGATCAAGGCGCGCCGGCAGAGTTTCGGCTCTACGGAGACGGCCCGGAGGGCGCTGCATTACGCTCTCTGGTGAAGGCGAGAGGACACGCGGGGCGGATTGAATTTCTCCCGTTTCAGCCAGACTTCGAAAAGATCTTGCGAGAATGGGATATCGCGGTCGTCCCATCCGTCGTGGACAGCTTTCCCTTCCTTGTGTTGGAGGCGATGGCGACGGGGATCCCCGTGGTCGCTTCGGGCGTCGGCGGCATTCCAGAGGCACTGCACGACGGCGTGGAGGGACTTCTGGTTCCTGCTTCGAGAGCAGACCTGCTTGCGTCCGCGGTCAACCGCCTGCTCGCAGATGCGTCGATGCGAGAACGGATGGGGGCCGCCGGGCTGGCGGCGTGCCGGCAACGGTTCACGTGGAGGCAGGCGGCGTTGGATTACCTGCGCATCTACGATCGGATTTTGGGCAGCGCACCGGTGCGGGGGTAG
- a CDS encoding DegT/DnrJ/EryC1/StrS family aminotransferase has product MEKQVRRRIPFARANITEAEIQEVVDTLRSGWLTTGSKTVRFAEEFRAFIGARHALPVSSCTAALHLGLLALGVDPGAEVITSTFTFVSTATTILHAGARPVLVDVDERTLNMDPQRVADAVTPRTKAIIPVHFGGLPCDMAALEQVARDHNLRILEDAAHAFRARSAGRTVGTIGDATAFSFYATKNLTTGEGGMLTTNDANVAATVETLTLHGMSRDAWKRYTGAGSWWYDVTAPGYKYNLSDLQAAIGLHQLRRAEDLQRTRTWLAEAYRQRLERLPFVQLPALPPSGDEHAWHLFPIRLRPNARIGRDRLIETLQERGVSTSVHFIPVHMHSFYRAAMGHRPGDFPNAEQAYASIVSLPFHTLMTEDDVDYVVDQIREAERAGA; this is encoded by the coding sequence TTGGAAAAGCAGGTCCGACGGCGTATCCCGTTTGCGAGGGCAAACATCACCGAAGCCGAGATTCAGGAGGTCGTCGATACCCTCCGGTCGGGCTGGCTGACGACCGGCTCCAAGACCGTTCGGTTTGCCGAAGAGTTTCGCGCCTTCATTGGGGCGCGGCACGCGCTGCCGGTGAGCTCCTGCACAGCCGCCCTGCACCTGGGGTTGCTCGCGTTGGGGGTCGACCCGGGCGCCGAGGTAATTACGAGCACGTTTACGTTCGTGTCGACGGCCACGACGATCCTTCATGCCGGTGCCCGTCCGGTGCTCGTCGATGTCGACGAGCGCACGCTGAATATGGATCCTCAACGGGTCGCTGATGCCGTGACACCGCGTACCAAAGCCATCATCCCCGTCCACTTCGGCGGGCTGCCGTGCGACATGGCCGCGCTCGAGCAGGTCGCCCGCGATCACAACCTGCGCATCCTCGAGGATGCCGCGCATGCGTTTCGGGCGCGGTCGGCCGGTCGTACGGTGGGGACGATTGGAGACGCCACCGCGTTCAGCTTCTACGCCACGAAGAACCTCACGACGGGGGAGGGGGGAATGCTGACCACCAACGATGCGAACGTGGCAGCCACGGTGGAAACACTCACGCTTCACGGCATGAGCCGGGACGCGTGGAAGCGATACACCGGCGCCGGCTCGTGGTGGTACGATGTGACCGCTCCGGGCTACAAATACAATCTCTCCGACCTGCAGGCCGCGATCGGCCTGCACCAACTGCGTCGAGCCGAGGACCTCCAGCGCACGCGGACCTGGTTGGCGGAGGCGTACCGGCAACGCCTGGAACGGCTGCCGTTCGTCCAACTCCCCGCGCTGCCCCCGTCCGGCGATGAGCATGCCTGGCATCTCTTCCCGATCCGCTTGCGGCCCAACGCGCGGATCGGGCGGGACCGGCTCATCGAGACCCTGCAGGAGCGCGGTGTGTCGACCAGCGTCCACTTCATCCCCGTCCACATGCACTCGTTCTACCGCGCCGCGATGGGGCATCGGCCGGGCGACTTCCCCAACGCGGAACAGGCGTACGCCTCGATCGTCAGTCTACCGTTCCATACCCTGATGACGGAAGACGACGTCGACTACGTCGTGGACCAGATTCGCGAGGCGGAACGCGCTGGGGCGTAA
- a CDS encoding pyridoxal-phosphate dependent enzyme has protein sequence MIYDDIVAIVGNTPHVRVRTEESGRARLHVKLEGMNPTGSIKDRACVHMIRSKLKDRSLRPSMMLLDASSGNMACAIAFYGRVMGYRATVAANSKLTGEKRKFLLYCGATLHQVGNFTIEGNRFCRELAEKDTSGQYCFLDQLHNWDNPRAYYETLGPEILADFPNVAMVVGSLGSGGSLLGTGQFLKERSAGVKIVAVQAAPGTRIPGTGAFDDGDYITPFIRKGIDEGVFDHIVKIREQDAIRRSAELKDQGIFCGLQTGGVLHASLIAIHEFDISGDVVFISGDTGWKNLDKLLDVVPNA, from the coding sequence GTGATCTACGACGACATCGTTGCCATAGTCGGCAATACTCCTCACGTCAGAGTGCGTACCGAAGAATCCGGGCGCGCCCGCCTGCACGTCAAGCTGGAGGGCATGAACCCCACCGGCAGCATCAAAGACCGAGCCTGCGTGCACATGATCCGGAGCAAACTGAAAGACCGATCCCTGCGGCCCTCCATGATGCTGCTCGACGCTTCGAGCGGCAACATGGCGTGCGCGATCGCGTTCTACGGCAGGGTGATGGGATATCGCGCGACCGTCGCCGCCAACTCTAAGCTGACCGGAGAGAAACGCAAGTTTCTCCTCTATTGCGGCGCGACGTTGCACCAGGTGGGGAACTTTACGATCGAAGGTAACCGGTTCTGTCGGGAGCTCGCCGAGAAGGACACCTCGGGTCAGTACTGTTTTCTGGATCAACTGCACAATTGGGACAACCCGAGAGCCTACTACGAAACCTTGGGGCCGGAGATCCTCGCAGACTTTCCCAACGTCGCCATGGTGGTGGGCTCCCTCGGTTCAGGAGGCTCGCTCTTGGGGACGGGCCAGTTCTTGAAGGAACGGAGCGCGGGCGTCAAAATCGTCGCCGTGCAGGCGGCACCCGGAACCCGGATCCCCGGAACCGGCGCATTCGATGACGGGGATTACATCACGCCCTTTATCCGCAAGGGCATCGATGAAGGAGTCTTTGACCATATCGTGAAAATACGGGAGCAAGACGCCATTCGGAGATCTGCCGAGCTCAAGGATCAGGGGATTTTCTGCGGGCTGCAGACCGGCGGCGTGTTGCACGCGTCGCTCATCGCGATTCACGAGTTTGACATCTCAGGCGATGTCGTTTTCATCTCGGGGGACACTGGATGGAAGAACCTCGACAAGCTGCTCGACGTGGTGCCGAACGCATAG
- a CDS encoding sugar transferase, translated as MDVLVAASALVLLSPVIGLIALAIRLDSPGSAIFRQQRIGRHSHLFGMYKFRTMRVGTPEVAKDVLVRSGGMAAVTRVGGFLRRTSLDELPQLLNVIQGQMSLIGPRPALYNQYDLIDARRAVGVDTMLPGITGYAQVMGREELPLGEKVAYDTHYLQHLSLWSDLKIIALSVRALVTGKGAY; from the coding sequence TTGGACGTCCTCGTGGCCGCCTCAGCGTTGGTGCTGCTCTCTCCCGTCATAGGTCTGATCGCCCTGGCCATCAGGCTCGATAGCCCCGGGTCGGCGATCTTCCGCCAGCAGCGGATCGGGCGGCACAGCCATCTCTTCGGCATGTATAAGTTTCGCACGATGCGGGTGGGAACCCCGGAGGTCGCCAAAGACGTGCTCGTGCGAAGCGGCGGCATGGCCGCCGTCACACGGGTGGGCGGATTTCTCCGGAGAACGAGCCTCGACGAGCTCCCTCAACTCCTCAACGTGATCCAAGGGCAGATGAGCCTGATTGGGCCGCGACCGGCCCTCTACAATCAGTACGATCTGATCGATGCCCGCCGGGCGGTGGGCGTCGACACCATGCTACCGGGCATCACGGGATATGCGCAGGTGATGGGTCGTGAGGAGCTCCCCCTCGGCGAAAAAGTCGCATACGACACCCATTACCTCCAGCACCTGTCCTTGTGGTCGGATCTCAAGATCATCGCGCTGAGCGTGCGTGCGCTCGTCACGGGAAAAGGGGCGTACTGA
- a CDS encoding NAD-dependent epimerase/dehydratase family protein produces MRVTVTGASGFVGSAVCRHLHALGWNVRGVVRRPLENAGWDVLRGDLRDDTIVKEAVHDTDLVVHAAGLAHIPLHRQIARDFYVQNVESTLRLANAAADQHVPLIFVSSSAAETAHGPYGESKRIAEERLRELGTSRELHWAVLRPALLFGECDPGNFLRLIRIAAQRKLVYLDGGRARKSLTYVGNVGPAIAALVAQRLPQGRCYSLADRRPYTVREIVEEICRQLGVPDPRLSLPAPVACALGRIGSAAAAVGLPSPLRLDVVETLMRDAVVDTTALEEETGFLPPISFPEGVRRTIVWWKEQRIVS; encoded by the coding sequence GTGCGAGTGACCGTGACGGGCGCGTCTGGGTTTGTCGGGAGTGCTGTCTGCCGGCACCTGCATGCGCTGGGGTGGAATGTTCGGGGTGTGGTGCGCCGCCCGTTGGAAAACGCCGGCTGGGACGTCCTGCGCGGCGATCTCCGGGACGATACGATCGTGAAGGAGGCTGTGCATGATACAGACCTCGTCGTGCATGCGGCCGGACTTGCACACATCCCCCTTCATCGACAGATCGCCCGGGACTTCTATGTGCAAAACGTCGAGTCCACGCTCCGGCTGGCGAACGCCGCGGCTGACCAGCACGTCCCTCTGATCTTCGTCAGCTCTTCCGCGGCGGAAACGGCCCACGGCCCGTACGGAGAGTCCAAGCGGATCGCGGAGGAGCGGTTGCGCGAACTCGGCACATCGCGTGAACTCCACTGGGCGGTCCTTCGGCCGGCGCTGCTCTTCGGCGAATGCGATCCGGGAAACTTTCTCCGCCTCATCCGGATCGCGGCCCAACGGAAGCTGGTCTATCTCGACGGTGGCCGGGCCCGGAAGAGCCTTACGTATGTGGGGAACGTTGGGCCGGCGATTGCGGCGCTCGTGGCCCAGCGGCTTCCCCAGGGCCGGTGCTATTCCCTTGCGGATCGGCGTCCATATACCGTGCGAGAAATTGTGGAGGAGATTTGCCGCCAACTTGGGGTCCCCGATCCCCGACTGTCCCTCCCGGCTCCGGTTGCCTGCGCTCTCGGCCGGATCGGCTCGGCTGCCGCGGCGGTCGGACTCCCCAGTCCTCTCCGCCTCGACGTTGTGGAGACCCTCATGCGCGATGCCGTTGTGGATACGACGGCGTTGGAGGAGGAGACGGGATTCCTCCCGCCCATCTCTTTTCCCGAAGGGGTGCGCCGCACGATTGTCTGGTGGAAAGAGCAACGCATCGTCTCCTGA